In a single window of the Methanotorris formicicus Mc-S-70 genome:
- a CDS encoding permease, translating into MDVIYLLNVAIQTLIDYLNLNRVIALTIAFFMAGGIASMINKNFIIKYFGPDTPKHISYLVASVSGCLLAVCSCTILPLFAGIYKRGAGIGPATTFLFSGPAINVLAIFYSAALLGWRIGFTRAVFAILLSILIGLSMELIFKSHEKKRKFRIGKADSISTRPTYQTAIFFLIQLMMLLIITASPKLVPILSVPLYDGFLVKHLLTIILAAVLAVVVKKWFKTDEIKVWLRETFILARMVVPLLLIGVAIAGILKAVIPPKLIGQYVGGNSIMANFVASSIGALMYFATLTEVPIIKSLMELGMGVGPAMALLLAGPSLSIPTILTISRILGVKKALTYLGLVVIFSTIAGLITGGVIL; encoded by the coding sequence GTGGATGTGATATATTTGCTAAATGTGGCAATACAAACTTTAATTGATTATTTGAATTTAAACAGAGTTATAGCACTCACAATTGCCTTCTTCATGGCAGGTGGAATAGCATCAATGATAAACAAAAACTTCATAATAAAATACTTCGGCCCAGATACACCAAAACACATATCCTACTTAGTTGCATCTGTAAGTGGATGCTTACTTGCAGTGTGTTCATGCACCATCTTGCCTTTATTCGCTGGGATATACAAAAGAGGGGCAGGAATTGGTCCAGCGACAACCTTTCTCTTTTCTGGACCTGCAATAAATGTTCTTGCAATATTCTACTCTGCGGCATTGCTTGGTTGGAGAATTGGATTTACAAGGGCAGTGTTTGCGATACTGTTGTCTATACTGATAGGCCTATCAATGGAACTCATATTCAAATCCCATGAAAAGAAAAGAAAATTTAGAATAGGGAAAGCAGATAGTATATCAACAAGACCTACCTATCAAACCGCAATCTTCTTCCTAATACAACTTATGATGCTTTTAATAATTACTGCCTCACCTAAGTTAGTGCCAATTTTAAGCGTTCCATTGTATGATGGATTTTTGGTTAAGCATTTATTAACAATTATCCTTGCAGCAGTTCTTGCAGTAGTTGTGAAAAAATGGTTCAAAACAGATGAGATAAAGGTGTGGTTAAGAGAAACCTTCATTCTCGCAAGGATGGTTGTGCCATTGTTGTTAATTGGTGTAGCGATAGCGGGAATTTTGAAGGCAGTTATACCACCTAAATTAATTGGACAGTATGTTGGTGGAAATTCAATAATGGCAAACTTTGTGGCATCATCAATAGGGGCTTTGATGTATTTCGCTACTTTAACTGAAGTACCAATTATAAAATCATTGATGGAATTGGGTATGGGTGTGGGGCCTGCAATGGCTCTCCTTTTAGCAGGTCCAAGTTTAAGCATCCCTACAATTTTAACAATCTCAAGAATCTTGGGGGTTAAAAAGGCATTAACTTACTTGGGACTTGTTGTTATATTCTCAACTATCGCAGGTTTAATCACAGGTGGGGTGATATTATGA
- a CDS encoding ABC transporter substrate-binding protein, with amino-acid sequence MFVKGGDIIKKYLILLGSILIAGVLFSGCMQNETKTEIPTLKVAYLPTDHHAALFVAAKEGNLFKDKYGIYMKEIEPKKKYELYENGKKVADVELVQVVEGGAKIMTLMAQNQIDIGLNGVPPAVFAIDKGTKAKIISALQGEGSAVVVRKDIPVNNWKEFIDWIKEQHAKGEQVRIGHPLPVSIQYVMIQKALEAEGITYTENKDDKDAMVLLVNCKGQKSMPQMLSQKELDAVIAWEPMPEVLKTQNIGKPIIYSGELPPNSMWKNHPCCVVVASEDALNNKRDAVKAFLKLIVLATKEINENKELAIKDSAEWLGVNEKVEEESIPHLKFDTNPEPLKEGAYVFVNVMNKQGAMDGKLKGVSDKNEIDNILFDFSIYNEIMKELNK; translated from the coding sequence ATGTTTGTCAAAGGGGGTGATATTATCAAAAAATACCTAATACTTTTGGGTTCTATCCTTATTGCAGGAGTTTTATTTAGCGGTTGCATGCAAAACGAGACAAAAACTGAAATCCCAACATTAAAAGTTGCTTACCTCCCAACAGATCACCATGCAGCATTGTTTGTTGCTGCTAAGGAAGGGAATTTATTTAAGGATAAGTATGGTATATATATGAAAGAAATTGAACCAAAGAAAAAATATGAGTTATATGAAAACGGCAAAAAGGTTGCTGATGTTGAGTTGGTTCAAGTTGTTGAAGGTGGAGCAAAAATAATGACCTTAATGGCTCAAAACCAAATCGACATTGGGTTAAATGGGGTCCCACCAGCGGTCTTTGCAATAGACAAGGGAACAAAAGCAAAAATCATAAGTGCTTTGCAGGGAGAAGGTTCAGCGGTTGTAGTAAGAAAAGACATTCCTGTAAATAATTGGAAAGAATTTATAGATTGGATAAAAGAACAGCATGCAAAAGGAGAACAAGTTAGGATAGGTCATCCATTACCAGTTTCAATTCAATACGTTATGATACAGAAGGCGTTAGAGGCAGAAGGGATAACATACACCGAAAACAAAGATGACAAAGATGCAATGGTTTTATTGGTGAACTGTAAAGGACAAAAATCCATGCCGCAAATGCTCTCACAAAAAGAACTCGATGCAGTAATTGCATGGGAACCAATGCCAGAAGTTTTAAAAACCCAAAATATTGGTAAACCAATTATCTACAGTGGAGAATTACCACCAAACAGTATGTGGAAAAACCATCCATGCTGTGTTGTTGTAGCCTCAGAAGATGCTTTAAATAACAAGAGAGATGCTGTAAAGGCATTCTTAAAACTCATAGTGTTGGCAACAAAAGAAATTAATGAAAACAAAGAATTGGCTATAAAAGACAGTGCAGAATGGCTTGGAGTTAATGAGAAAGTTGAAGAAGAATCAATACCACATCTGAAATTTGACACAAATCCAGAACCATTGAAAGAAGGGGCATACGTATTCGTTAATGTAATGAACAAACAAGGAGCAATGGATGGAAAACTCAAAGGTGTAAGTGACAAGAATGAAATTGACAATATATTGTTTGACTTCAGTATCTACAACGAAATAATGAAGGAATTAAATAAATAA
- a CDS encoding NAD(P)-binding protein has translation MKVVVIGGGTSGLLSSLALEKEGHDVVVLEKNNIGGLCRSEKVNGYTVDIGVHAITMLNNGPLIRLLNKYARFIPNFKEYGDYYVRENNELYKIPVSMQEWLTTPLIPHKDKVLITTKIMDLMTTGFTKDTSVYDVVSEMGLSDVSIKFFDTICYFLSGENMENTPLWRLFTGAGYIPEDDILPFIYKDLKINPMKSILVKKFSPEKVRSVLSDGFLTTIKNSSKKYLNKFVNGSRYWTQGYPVGGVQSIRDCILYSLNNTKIKNEEVVSIEEEKNGYVVSTKEDNYYADVVVFSAPSRYLPDIAKVDEVQKLKDKLRNIKFTKSLTVWIGHEENPFPYLGSEVWIDPPCWATCVTNYDKSLAPKGMHLMGFSFVGMKKKNALSAIENKLGIDINKADMVHVQESIPEQASCCIGQFFVYPKIKDNFYVIGTDADPRSMGITRAAYSVEVMLSEFKCAFKKK, from the coding sequence ATGAAAGTCGTTGTAATTGGTGGAGGTACTTCGGGGCTTTTATCATCTTTGGCATTGGAGAAGGAAGGGCATGATGTTGTTGTTTTGGAAAAAAATAATATAGGGGGGTTATGTAGGAGTGAAAAGGTAAATGGTTACACAGTGGATATTGGAGTTCATGCAATCACCATGCTAAACAATGGACCATTGATAAGACTTTTGAATAAGTATGCAAGATTTATACCAAATTTTAAAGAATATGGGGACTATTATGTTAGAGAAAACAACGAGTTATACAAAATCCCAGTGTCTATGCAAGAATGGCTGACAACTCCTTTAATTCCCCACAAAGACAAAGTTCTAATCACAACAAAAATCATGGACCTAATGACAACCGGATTTACAAAAGACACCTCTGTTTATGATGTTGTTAGTGAAATGGGTCTGAGTGATGTTTCTATAAAGTTTTTTGATACTATTTGTTATTTTTTGAGTGGGGAAAATATGGAAAACACTCCGTTGTGGAGGTTGTTTACTGGAGCAGGTTATATACCAGAGGATGACATTTTGCCATTCATCTATAAGGATTTGAAGATAAATCCAATGAAATCAATATTGGTTAAAAAATTTAGCCCAGAAAAAGTTAGGAGTGTTTTATCTGATGGATTTTTAACAACCATAAAGAACAGTTCAAAAAAATACCTAAATAAATTTGTTAATGGGAGTAGGTATTGGACGCAAGGTTATCCTGTTGGTGGAGTTCAATCCATACGTGATTGCATTTTATACTCACTAAATAATACAAAAATCAAAAATGAGGAAGTTGTTAGCATTGAAGAGGAAAAAAATGGTTATGTTGTAAGTACAAAAGAGGACAACTACTATGCTGATGTGGTTGTTTTCTCCGCCCCATCGAGGTATCTCCCAGATATCGCAAAGGTTGATGAGGTTCAAAAATTAAAGGATAAGTTGAGAAACATAAAATTTACAAAATCCCTAACTGTCTGGATTGGACATGAGGAAAATCCATTCCCATATCTTGGATCTGAGGTGTGGATAGACCCACCTTGCTGGGCTACATGTGTAACAAATTACGACAAATCTCTCGCTCCAAAAGGGATGCATCTAATGGGATTTTCATTTGTGGGTATGAAAAAGAAAAATGCATTATCTGCAATCGAAAATAAATTAGGTATTGATATTAACAAAGCGGATATGGTGCATGTTCAAGAATCCATTCCTGAGCAGGCGTCATGTTGCATAGGGCAGTTCTTTGTTTATCCAAAAATAAAAGACAATTTCTATGTGATTGGGACTGACGCAGACCCAAGAAGTATGGGGATAACAAGAGCAGCATATTCTGTTGAAGTTATGCTATCAGAGTTTAAATGTGCTTTTAAAAAGAAATAA
- a CDS encoding vWA domain-containing protein yields the protein MIRYDKYDKMIWNENKDKLTFYLDEKEMELIFYLFFKYQIEIIKENPLINAIIKNRHYKTIKVITSLDETCSLMATQYFSEKLSEKKKKKDVEEGLGEILKETATYIENISSSINTLCGRGKGEKRYTNPKKKLELAEKLLKNKKLNELVNKLGEFRRMALKKYKTKIKHFSGDRHRVKYGNDLSKLLLNEIKNLSDDILYIDFLKRFSEHRILNYEILNNEKSKGDFVVCLDLSGSMGGAKEVWGKAIALSLLEISLREKRKFVCVLFDDGVREIKIFDKRPNSKDIIEFASIFFGGGTDFEKPLKKALEFNGNIVFITDGECEMSKAFIEYILEEKHKRGIKIFSFCINTKPTVSLKKVSDEAITIYQLTSKSAEQVFDTVLM from the coding sequence ATGATAAGGTATGATAAATATGATAAGATGATTTGGAATGAAAACAAAGATAAATTAACATTTTACTTGGATGAGAAGGAGATGGAGTTGATTTTTTACTTATTCTTTAAATATCAGATAGAAATAATAAAAGAAAATCCACTAATAAATGCCATAATCAAAAATAGGCATTACAAAACCATTAAGGTAATTACTTCACTCGATGAAACGTGTTCTCTAATGGCAACCCAATACTTCTCTGAAAAATTAAGTGAGAAAAAGAAGAAAAAAGATGTTGAGGAGGGACTGGGGGAGATTTTAAAAGAAACTGCAACTTATATAGAAAACATTTCCTCATCAATAAACACACTCTGTGGAAGGGGAAAGGGGGAGAAAAGATACACAAACCCAAAGAAAAAATTAGAACTGGCAGAAAAACTTTTAAAGAATAAGAAGTTAAATGAACTTGTGAATAAACTTGGAGAATTCAGGAGGATGGCATTAAAAAAATATAAAACAAAAATAAAGCATTTTAGTGGAGATAGGCATAGGGTAAAGTATGGAAACGACTTATCAAAACTACTCCTAAATGAAATTAAAAACCTATCGGATGACATACTCTATATTGATTTTTTGAAGAGGTTTTCAGAGCATAGGATTTTGAACTATGAAATTTTAAACAATGAAAAAAGCAAAGGGGATTTTGTAGTTTGTTTGGATTTAAGTGGTTCTATGGGCGGTGCTAAAGAAGTTTGGGGCAAGGCAATAGCATTGTCCTTATTAGAGATAAGTTTGAGAGAAAAGAGGAAATTTGTGTGTGTTTTATTTGACGATGGTGTTAGGGAGATAAAGATATTTGACAAAAGACCAAACTCAAAGGATATTATTGAATTTGCTTCCATATTCTTTGGTGGTGGGACAGATTTTGAAAAACCTCTTAAGAAGGCATTAGAATTTAATGGAAATATTGTTTTCATAACAGATGGAGAGTGTGAGATGTCAAAGGCATTCATTGAATATATATTGGAGGAAAAGCATAAAAGGGGGATAAAGATTTTTTCATTCTGTATAAATACAAAACCAACTGTAAGTTTAAAAAAGGTATCTGATGAAGCAATAACCATATATCAACTAACATCAAAAAGTGCAGAACAGGTTTTTGATACAGTTTTAATGTAA